The following coding sequences are from one Mytilus trossulus isolate FHL-02 chromosome 8, PNRI_Mtr1.1.1.hap1, whole genome shotgun sequence window:
- the LOC134681546 gene encoding putative amine oxidase [copper-containing] gives MSEAYQRKQVDGRTHRTKAKQRNDGKCIQPQLYIKPMSLRRNKSVGVCGRNSKNPYGRINRNELNYPSVFNDLTRKEMKGLLYYLYSNKELNLTKFSNATIRSNYIYLAELYLPPKEAVLNYIDNGFTKPPREAHVILIRGGDSKPNVIEIVVGPLPFPNGYRLVPYRPQPIPFFQRPITSIENISQKLKERINKEFGKALHDLYGGTFINCRNKCLDVSISVQVPITTLDGKRFYWYTFYQNFEYSILRPIDFEVYVETRFENFKILKIWFYGRIFETWNKVRDFYRRNKLVFKKIPFPRGSMNIPLTMKRRGNPPFSNPLRNPSQISPDGKRYNIKGRKVTYMFWEFDIGMSIITGPRLFDIRFQGQRIVYEISLQELTSFYSGYKPTEQNFRFFDSRFLLGLRAKYLMHGVDCPNDATYISTYFLDGSSDTPVYNSRAFCVFELNTGLPLRRHHGYSSTSSHRFYEGMVSVVLTVRTIITVFNYDYIIDFIFYPTGGIEVKVTVSGVIIAAYHGRKNPYGFEISKHLMGLIHQHLFHFKVDMDIKGKFNRFETIDIENDAVSNPTYTNSDSNIQQLRFERKLKVTEKQAVYKHNFKQPKYLVISNDNIKDKFGNTPGYRIVNKGMTYNIYPTGTRYEPGITWSRYQVAVTRRKDNEPGSSSIYQTNKPDEPVVRFQDFIDDDENIVDKDIVAWIAMGLYHIPIKEDLPVTHTPGESRSFFLLPFNYFDENPAMASRNAIRIDPIDIEGKTKSLKVERYGVSDDINCIPPKYNYDQLMKRNPCQVVECLDPEKNNRVKSHVFQEFRWQ, from the exons GCTAAACAGAGGAATGACGGAAAGTGTATACAACCACAGCTTTACATAAAACCTATGTCATTGAGAA gaaACAAATCTGTAGGAGTATGTGGAAGAAATAGTAAGAATCCATATGGTAGAATTAATAGAAATGAGCTGAATTATCCATCTGTATTCAACGACCTCACTAGGAAAGAAATGAAGGGTCTGCTTTACTATTTGTACTCAAATAAGGAACTTAATCTCACAAAATTCAGTAATGCGACAATCAGGAGTAACTACATTTACTTAGCAGAACTTTATTTGCCACCCAAAGAGGCAGTCTTGAATTATATAGATAATGGATTTACAAAACCACCAAGAGAAGCTCACGTGATATTAATAAGAGGAGGAGATTCTAAACCAAATGTTATTGAAATAGTTGTTGGACCACTTCCGTTTCCTAACGGTTATCGACTGGTTCCTTATCGACCACAACCAATTCCATTCTTTCAAAGACCAATTACatctattgaaaatatttccCAAAAACTTAAGGAAAGAATAAACAAAGAATTCGGGAAGGCACTTCATGATTTATACGGCGGTACATTTATCAACTGTCGTAATAAATGTTTAGATGTGTCTATCAGCGTTCAGGTTCCGATTACAACGTTAGACGGAAAACGTTTTTATTGGTACactttttatcaaaactttgaatatagCATTTTAAGACCAATAGATTTTGAAGTTTATGTAGAAACccgttttgaaaattttaagatCTTGAAAATTTGGTTTTATGGAAGAATTTTTGAAACATGGAACAAAGTGAGAGATTTTTACAGAAGAAATAAACtcgtctttaaaaaaataccttttcCAAGAGGATCGATGAATATTCCACTTACTATGAAACGAAGGGGGAATCCTCCCTTCTCAAATCCATTACGAAATCCTTCACAAATTTCTCCTGATGGAAAAAGATACAACATCAAAGGAAGGAAAGTAACGTACATGTTTTGGGAATTTGATATAGGTATGTCAATAATTACAGGACCACGTTTATTCGATATAAGATTCCAAGGTCAGCGTATAGTATATGAAATTAGTCTACAAGAATTAACCTCTTTTTATTCTGGATACAAACCAACGGAACAAAACTTTCGGTTTTTCGATTCAAGATTTTTGCTAGGCTTAAGAGCAAAATATTTAATGCATGGGGTTGACTGTCCAAATGATGCAACATATATAAGTACATACTTTTTAGACGGAAGCTCCGACACTCCAGTTTATAATTCACGTGCGTTTTGTGTTTTTGAACTTAACACGGGACTCCCATTAAGACGTCATCATGGGTATTCTTCAACTTCGTCTCACAGATTTTACGAGGGTATGGTTAGTGTTGTATTAACTGTCAGAACTATCATCACCGTCTTCAACTATGATTACattatagattttatattttatcccACTGGTGGAATAGAAGTAAAGGTCACTGTTTCCGGTGTAATAATCGCAGCATATCATGGACGTAAAAATCCATACGGTTTCGAAATTAGTAAACATTTAATGGGCCTGATTCatcaacatttatttcattttaaagtagATATGGACATAAAAGGAAAATTCAACAGATTCGAAacaattgatattgaaaatgatgCCGTTTCGAATCCTACATATACAAATTCAGATTCCAACATTCAACAATTGagatttgaaagaaaattgaaagtaacTGAGAAGCAGGCCGTATATAAACACAACTTTAAGCAACCTAAATACCTTGTGATATCTAATgataatataaaagataaattcGGCAACACACCCGGTTATAGAATAGTAAATAAAGGTATGACATATAATATATACCCGACAGGAACAAGGTACGAACCAGGAATCACTTGGTCGCGCTATCAAGTTGCTGTTACCAGACGAAAGGATAATGAGCCGGGAAGCAGTTCCATATACCAAACTAATAAGCCAGATGAGCCTGTAGTAAGATTTCAGGATTTTATTGACGATGATGAAAATATTGTTGACAAG GACATCGTAGCATGGATTGCAATGGGATTGTACCATATACCAATAAAAGAAGACCTACCAGTCACTCATACTCCAGGTGAAAGTCGCAGCTTTTTCTTGCTACCATTCAATTACTTTGATGAGAATCCAGCAATGGCATCTCGTAACGCAATACGAATAGACCCGATAGACATCGAAGGTAAAACGAAGTCGCTGAAGGTAGAACGTTACGGTGTAAGTGATGACATTAATTGTATACCACCAAAATATAATTATGACCAATTGATGAAGAGAAATCCTTGCCAAGTTGTGGAATGTTTGGATCCAGAGAAAAATAATAGAGTTAAATCACATGTTTTCCAGGAATTTCGTTGGCAATAA
- the LOC134681547 gene encoding heavy metal-binding protein HIP-like — MATRVIVILFVEAFVIVALAKSEKVDLYSEILQIHKTLKAQGNEISHLKDTVKNQQTEIERLNAIVTNLQTVITETNIGAIQTDQDSMTHDNGSKPESVQVWDEGHHDEIEKEKPREKREVTRLITQADVFVQPSTVAFYAQLTTIETNVGMHHPIVFDHVILNIGKGYNKFTGAFTAPVSGIYVFTFTLYPNRDSSIAVNIFKNNEVIAQSFIEMTSGMISGTTPIAVVDMNVGDAAFVRTSSIHQPHGDVFSDVNVKSSFAGWKITVAN; from the exons ATGGCTACAAGGGTCATAGTTATACTGTTTGTAGAAGCATTTGTGATTGTAGCTTTAGCAAAATCAGAAAAGGTCGATCTGTATtctgaaattttacaaattcacAAAACGTTGAAAGCGCAAGGAAATGAAATCTCTCATTTAAAAGACACGGTTAAGAATCAACAAACAGAAATTGAAAGACTCAATGCTATTGTAACAAATCTGCAGACAGTAATCACAGAAACTAATATTGGAGCTATCCAAACTGACCAGGACAGCATGACACATGACAACGGAAGTAAGCCTGAAAGTGTGCAAGTCTGGGACGAAGGACATCATGATGAAATTGAGAAGGAAAAACCAAGAg aaaagagAGAAG ttaCCCGACTAATAACACAGGCAGATGTATTTGTACAACCTTCAACCGTTGCTTTTTATGCCCAGCTTACAACAattgaaacaaatgttggaaTGCATCATCCAATAGTATTTGATCACGTGATTTTAAATATTGGTAAAGGATATAACAAATTTACGGGAGCTTTTACTGCCCCTGTAAGCGGAATATATGTTTTCACCTTCACTCTCTATCCAAATCGAGATAGCTCCATAGCAGTGAATATCTTCAAGAACAATGAAGTAATTGCTCAGAGTTTTATAGAGATGACATCTGGCATGATCAGTGGCACAACCCCAATAGCTGTCGTTGATATGAATGTTGGAGATGCTGCATTTGTTAGAACCAGTTCCATCCACCAACCACATGGTGATGTATTTAGTGATGTTAACGTCAAAAGTTCATTTGCTGGATGGAAAATAACTGTCGCAAATTGA
- the LOC134681548 gene encoding uncharacterized protein LOC134681548: MASHVIVLLLAEAFVILALTKSENIDLYSEILEIQKTVKAQEIEMKAQGIEISHLKATVINQQKEIERLNAIITNLQTVNREMNVGASQTDQDSMVYDNGRKPETHVKSLPTGDEGHHDQIEKEKPRVNRLLTANIPVQHSAVAFYAQLTTPETNVGKHHPIGYNKHSGTFTAPKSGIYVFTFTLFSSRGGAMFVNIFKNSEVIAQVYTEMRTDTYSGTTPVAVIDMNVGDIAFVRTSSTVQPHGDVYSDVNVKSSFAGWKIADS; this comes from the exons ATGGCTTCACATGTCATAGTTTTACTGCTTGCAGAAGCATTCGTTATTCTAGCTTTaacaaaatcagaaaatatCGATCTATATTCTGAAATTTTGGAAATTCAAAAAACGGTGAAAGCGCAAGAAATTGAAATGAAAGCGCAAGGAATTGAAATCTCTCATTTAAAAGCCACGGTTATAAATCagcaaaaagaaattgaaagacTAAATGCTATCATAACAAATCTGCAAACAGTAAACAGAGAAATGAATGTTGGAGCTAGCCAAACTGACCAGGACAGCATGGTATATGACAACGGAAGGAAACCTGAAACACATGTCAAAAGTTTGCCAACAGGGGACGAAGGACACCATGATCAGATTGAAAAGGAAAAACCAAGAG TAAACCGACTTTTGACAGCAAATATTCCTGTACAACATTCTGCCGTTGCATTTTATGCCCAACTTACTACACCTGAAACAAATGTTGGAAAGCACCATCCAATAGGATATAACAAACATTCGGGGACATTTACAGCCCCTAAAAGTGGAATATACGTTTTCACTTTCACTCTATTTTCTAGTCGAGGTGGCGCCATGTTTGTGAATATTTTTAAGAACAGTGAAGTAATTGCCCAGGTTTATACAGAAATGAGAACTGACACATATAGTGGTACAACCCCAGTAGCTGTTATTGATATGAACGTTGGAGATATCGCTTTTGTTAGAACCAGTTCCACTGTTCAACCACATGGGGATGTTTATAGTGACGTAAACGTGAAAAGCTCATTTGCTGGATGGAAAATAGCAGACTcgtga
- the LOC134681549 gene encoding complement C1q-like protein 4: MHHPIVFDHVILNVGNGYNKHSGAFTAPKSGIYVFTSLLFPSRGGNMAVNIFKNSEAIAQIFTEAGTDTFSGTTPVAVVEMNVGDIVFVRTSSIFQPHGDVNSNVNQKSSFAGWKIADL, encoded by the coding sequence ATGCACCATCCAATAGTATTTGATCATGTGATCTTAAACGTGGGAAACGGTTATAACAAACATTCGGGGGCATTTACAGCCCCTAAAAGTGGAATCTACGTTTTCACTTCCCTTCTCTTCCCTAGTCGAGGTGGCAACATGGCAGTGAATATTTTCAAGAACAGTGAAGCTATTGCTCAGATTTTTACAGAGGCGGGAACTGACACGTTTAGTGGAACAACTCCAGTAGCTGTCGTTGAGATGAATGTTGGAGATATCGTTTTTGTCCGAACCAGTTCTATTTTTCAACCACATGGGGATGTAAATAGTAATGTAAACCAAAAAAGTTCATTTGCTGGATGGAAAATAGCAGACTTAtga